Proteins encoded by one window of Flavobacterium sp. N502540:
- a CDS encoding NUDIX hydrolase, giving the protein MDFQDFLQYVPNLIPAVLPAELAHIKMAPKERLEALKNLDLKDKNPRIAAVMMLFYPKKNKTHLVLIVRNAYNGVHSSQIAFPGGKYETTDANYEETALRETHEEVGVAPEKIELIKHFTPMYIPPSNFLVHPFLGISKEELLFYPDIREVASIIELPLSVFLNDEIVIEVTLSTSYANNALVPAFNIQNHIVWGATAMILSELRDVLKTTFGEKV; this is encoded by the coding sequence ATGGATTTTCAAGACTTTTTGCAATATGTTCCTAATTTAATTCCGGCAGTATTACCAGCGGAGTTGGCTCATATTAAAATGGCTCCAAAAGAACGCCTTGAAGCCTTGAAGAATCTTGATTTGAAAGATAAGAATCCGCGTATCGCAGCGGTCATGATGTTGTTTTATCCAAAAAAGAATAAAACACATCTCGTATTGATTGTCCGAAATGCGTACAATGGAGTTCATTCATCTCAAATTGCATTCCCCGGAGGAAAATACGAAACGACTGATGCAAATTATGAAGAGACTGCTTTGCGTGAAACACATGAAGAAGTAGGCGTCGCACCCGAAAAAATAGAGCTAATCAAACATTTTACGCCTATGTATATTCCGCCAAGCAACTTCTTAGTGCATCCTTTTTTAGGCATTTCCAAAGAAGAGCTTTTATTTTATCCGGATATCAGAGAAGTAGCGAGTATTATAGAATTACCGCTCTCCGTTTTTTTGAATGACGAAATTGTTATTGAAGTCACATTATCAACTTCTTATGCAAATAATGCTTTAGTTCCCGCATTTAACATACAAAATCATATTGTTTGGGGAGCAACTGCCATGATATTGAGTGAACTGAGAGATGTTTTGAAAACGACTTTTGGCGAAAAAGTATAA
- the mnmA gene encoding tRNA 2-thiouridine(34) synthase MnmA yields MKRVVVGLSGGVDSSVAAYLLQQQGYEVIGLFMKNWHDDSVTISNECPWLEDSNDALLVAEKLGIPFQTVDLSEEYKEKIVDYMFNEYEKGRTPNPDVLCNREIKFDVFMKIALSLGADYVATGHYCQKSEIEVDGKTVYQLVAGNDVNKDQSYFLCQLSQEQLSKALFPIGALTKPEVREIAAEMELVTAEKKDSQGLCFIGKVRLPEFLQQKLQPKEGLIVQIDKNDPIYTIEKPTGISLEDELKIESQKLDYLPTMGKVMGKHQGAHYFTKGQRKGLNVGGTTDPLFVIATDVATNTIYTGLTSNHPGLFKKALFVGNSEVHWVREDLKLKEGEQMEVMARIRYRQPLQKATLYQFENGMYVRFEEAQSAITEGQFVAWYLENELVGSGVIS; encoded by the coding sequence ATGAAACGTGTAGTTGTTGGACTTTCCGGTGGAGTAGATTCAAGTGTTGCGGCCTATTTATTGCAGCAACAGGGATATGAAGTTATTGGCCTTTTTATGAAAAACTGGCACGATGATTCTGTTACGATTTCTAATGAATGTCCGTGGTTGGAAGACAGCAATGATGCTTTATTGGTAGCGGAAAAACTGGGTATACCGTTTCAAACAGTTGATTTAAGTGAAGAATACAAAGAAAAAATCGTTGATTATATGTTCAACGAATACGAAAAAGGAAGAACTCCAAATCCTGACGTGCTTTGTAACCGCGAAATCAAGTTTGATGTTTTTATGAAAATCGCTCTAAGCCTTGGAGCCGATTATGTGGCAACCGGACATTATTGCCAAAAAAGCGAAATCGAAGTGGACGGAAAAACGGTTTATCAGTTGGTTGCCGGAAATGATGTAAACAAAGATCAGTCGTACTTTTTGTGTCAGTTGTCTCAGGAACAATTATCCAAAGCATTGTTTCCAATTGGAGCATTGACTAAACCTGAAGTTCGTGAAATCGCTGCTGAAATGGAATTAGTTACAGCCGAAAAGAAAGATTCTCAAGGACTTTGTTTTATTGGAAAAGTGCGTTTACCCGAATTTTTACAGCAAAAACTACAGCCAAAAGAAGGTCTTATCGTTCAGATTGATAAAAACGATCCAATCTATACGATTGAAAAACCGACAGGAATTTCTCTGGAAGACGAATTGAAAATAGAGTCTCAAAAACTGGATTATCTTCCAACGATGGGTAAAGTGATGGGAAAACATCAGGGAGCACATTATTTTACAAAAGGACAAAGAAAAGGCTTAAATGTTGGAGGTACTACAGATCCGTTATTTGTAATTGCTACGGATGTTGCTACGAATACCATTTATACCGGTTTAACAAGCAATCATCCGGGATTGTTCAAAAAAGCATTGTTTGTAGGTAATTCTGAAGTACACTGGGTTCGCGAAGATTTGAAATTGAAGGAAGGGGAACAGATGGAAGTGATGGCAAGAATTCGTTACCGTCAGCCACTACAGAAAGCAACCTTGTATCAGTTTGAAAACGGAATGTATGTTCGCTTTGAGGAAGCTCAGTCTGCCATTACCGAAGGTCAGTTTGTGGCCTGGTATTTAGAAAATGAATTAGTTGGTTCGGGAGTAATTTCTTAG
- a CDS encoding aminoacyl-histidine dipeptidase, which translates to MSQEIRNLEPKALWNKFADLNAVPRPSKKEERVIEFMKDFGNSLGLETFEDEIRNVIIRKPATPGMENRKAIVMQGHLDMVHQKNADTVFDFDTQGIDMYVDGDWVRARGTTLGADNGLGVATIMAILESKDIPHPAIEALFTIDEETGMTGALNLKGGVLQGQILLNLDTEEDDEIDIGCAGGIDVTATRTYNEEEVPEGSVGHIITVKGLNGGHSGMDINKGLGNANKIMNRLLFDAFENFGLQVAEINGGSLRNAIPRESVAKVIISEMFDEAYIFDMQEIINDIKAEYKTTEPNLSIEIVKCDLPEKVMDLGVQEGIIRSIYAAHNGVYRMSADMEDLVETSNNIARVIVKDGEITIGCLTRSSVETSKFDLANALRSAFELVGCEVELSGSYPGWTPNVNSEILDTLVRIYEKQNNEKPKVVACHAGLECGILGTNYPDMDMISFGPTIHGAHSPDERASISSAQKYWKFVLEILSNIPVKQ; encoded by the coding sequence ATGAGTCAGGAAATTAGAAATCTGGAACCAAAGGCACTATGGAATAAGTTTGCCGATTTAAATGCCGTTCCACGTCCGTCGAAAAAAGAAGAGCGTGTAATTGAATTTATGAAAGACTTTGGAAACAGCTTAGGTTTAGAAACTTTTGAAGACGAAATCCGAAATGTAATCATCAGAAAACCGGCAACTCCGGGAATGGAAAATCGCAAAGCAATTGTAATGCAGGGGCATTTGGATATGGTGCACCAAAAAAATGCAGATACTGTTTTTGATTTCGATACTCAGGGAATCGATATGTATGTTGATGGTGACTGGGTTCGTGCTCGTGGTACAACACTTGGTGCGGATAATGGATTGGGAGTAGCGACAATTATGGCAATTTTGGAAAGCAAAGATATTCCACACCCGGCAATTGAGGCTTTGTTTACGATTGATGAGGAAACTGGAATGACCGGAGCCCTGAACCTTAAAGGAGGTGTTTTACAAGGACAGATTCTTTTGAACTTAGATACAGAAGAAGATGATGAAATTGATATTGGTTGTGCCGGAGGGATTGATGTAACCGCTACAAGAACTTATAATGAAGAAGAGGTACCGGAAGGATCAGTTGGGCATATTATTACCGTAAAAGGGCTTAATGGAGGTCACTCTGGTATGGATATTAATAAAGGATTAGGGAATGCTAATAAGATCATGAACCGTTTGTTGTTTGATGCTTTTGAGAATTTCGGATTACAGGTAGCGGAGATTAATGGAGGAAGTTTAAGAAATGCAATTCCGAGAGAAAGTGTAGCCAAAGTAATTATTTCTGAAATGTTTGATGAGGCATATATTTTTGATATGCAAGAAATCATCAATGATATTAAAGCGGAGTACAAAACGACTGAACCAAACTTATCTATTGAAATCGTAAAATGCGACTTACCGGAGAAAGTAATGGATTTAGGTGTTCAGGAAGGGATTATTCGTTCTATTTATGCGGCTCATAACGGAGTATACAGAATGAGTGCCGATATGGAAGATTTAGTAGAAACGTCAAATAATATTGCGAGAGTAATTGTAAAAGATGGAGAAATAACCATAGGATGTTTAACACGTTCTTCTGTTGAGACTTCGAAATTTGATTTGGCTAATGCTTTGCGTTCTGCTTTTGAATTAGTAGGTTGTGAAGTGGAACTTTCAGGTTCTTACCCAGGTTGGACACCAAACGTAAATTCTGAAATCTTAGATACTTTGGTTAGAATTTATGAGAAACAAAATAACGAGAAACCAAAAGTAGTAGCTTGTCATGCAGGTCTGGAGTGTGGGATTTTAGGAACAAACTATCCGGATATGGATATGATTTCTTTCGGTCCGACTATTCACGGGGCGCATTCTCCTGATGAGAGAGCCAGCATTTCGTCAGCTCAGAAATACTGGAAATTTGTATTGGAAATCCTTTCTAATATACCGGTTAAGCAGTAA
- a CDS encoding RNA polymerase sigma factor — protein MSENLEQSFVAQLQANQNIIHKICRLYTAGEDAHKDLFQEITIQLWKAYPKFRGDSKFSTWTYRVALNTAITLYRKTKRTVSTVEYESHQHFIKDVDYNYEEEEQIKLMYKAVYQLNDIEKALVFMYLEDKDYQEIAETLGISEVNARVKMNRIKGKLKKILNP, from the coding sequence ATGAGCGAAAATCTAGAACAGTCATTTGTTGCGCAATTGCAGGCAAATCAGAATATAATCCACAAAATATGTAGATTGTATACTGCCGGCGAAGATGCTCACAAAGATTTGTTTCAGGAAATCACCATACAGCTCTGGAAAGCGTATCCAAAATTTAGAGGCGACAGCAAATTTTCGACCTGGACGTATCGAGTTGCCTTAAACACTGCTATTACCTTATACCGAAAAACTAAACGAACCGTATCAACCGTAGAATATGAAAGTCATCAGCATTTTATAAAAGATGTTGATTACAATTATGAAGAAGAAGAACAGATTAAATTGATGTACAAAGCGGTTTATCAGCTTAATGACATCGAAAAAGCATTAGTTTTTATGTATTTAGAAGACAAAGATTATCAAGAAATAGCTGAAACCTTAGGAATCAGCGAAGTGAATGCTCGTGTGAAAATGAACAGAATTAAAGGGAAACTTAAAAAAATACTAAATCCTTAA
- a CDS encoding TlpA family protein disulfide reductase, whose amino-acid sequence MANYFKKSFIIGIIAGSLLSLSFLGYLYYITEKNTALSKEMSKSKTFKDLKIKLTDLNGNTVDLTKFSDKTIFINFWATWCAPCMEEMPVFQKVYNDKEIRDKYVFILVADHDAKIIQNFKAKKGYDFIFVKSEVDLKSKLGALPTTYILDNSLHIIFTKTGSFQNDSELRKVLNQNSK is encoded by the coding sequence ATGGCAAATTATTTCAAAAAAAGTTTTATTATCGGCATAATAGCAGGCAGTTTACTCTCTCTTTCTTTCTTAGGTTATTTATATTATATAACAGAAAAAAACACAGCTCTTAGCAAGGAAATGAGTAAAAGCAAAACCTTTAAAGATCTAAAAATAAAACTAACAGATCTCAACGGAAATACTGTAGACTTAACTAAATTTTCCGATAAAACTATATTCATAAATTTCTGGGCTACATGGTGCGCTCCGTGTATGGAAGAAATGCCCGTTTTTCAGAAGGTATATAACGATAAAGAAATAAGAGATAAATATGTTTTTATACTCGTAGCAGATCATGACGCAAAAATAATACAGAATTTTAAAGCCAAAAAAGGTTATGATTTTATCTTTGTCAAAAGTGAAGTCGATTTAAAATCAAAATTAGGAGCATTACCCACAACCTATATACTTGATAATTCGTTACATATTATATTTACTAAAACAGGCTCTTTTCAAAATGACTCAGAGCTAAGGAAAGTACTAAATCAAAATAGTAAATAA
- a CDS encoding DUF3810 domain-containing protein: MKSKYILPLFLVVQIILLKILPFFPDFVEGLYSNNLYIRISHFSRTLLGKISFSVGDCIYAILILSAISWFWKIRKTWKTNWKDHVLTMLGKISIFYFFFHLLWAFNYYREPLFEKMEITKEYSDADLLVFTKKLILKTNEIQLLITKNNSAKIVFPYTQKEAFRMNLNGYENLAKEYPYFSYEIPSVKKSLFSLPLTYMGFGGYLNPFTNEAQVNDLLPMYNFPITTCHEMAHQMGFASESECNFIGVLASVKNDNLYYKYSGYSFALRYCLGIWQVKNETIFKQLKKQIHPGILKNYQESQDFWKQYDTFIDKGFHAFYDNFLKINHQKDGLEGYSKFVDLMVNYYKTRAL; the protein is encoded by the coding sequence GTGAAATCGAAATACATCCTGCCCCTATTTCTTGTTGTTCAGATTATCCTCTTAAAAATTCTCCCCTTCTTTCCTGATTTTGTGGAAGGACTCTACAGCAACAACTTATACATTAGAATTTCACATTTTTCCAGAACTCTTTTAGGTAAAATTTCATTCTCTGTAGGCGATTGTATTTATGCTATTTTGATTCTATCAGCGATAAGCTGGTTTTGGAAGATTAGAAAAACATGGAAAACAAATTGGAAAGATCATGTTTTAACGATGCTGGGTAAAATTTCAATTTTTTACTTTTTTTTTCATCTCCTTTGGGCCTTCAATTATTATCGCGAACCTCTATTTGAAAAAATGGAAATCACAAAAGAATATAGTGACGCCGACTTATTAGTTTTTACAAAGAAATTGATCCTAAAAACGAACGAGATTCAACTTCTTATAACTAAAAACAACAGTGCTAAAATTGTCTTTCCATACACTCAAAAGGAAGCTTTTAGAATGAACTTAAACGGATATGAAAATCTGGCAAAAGAATATCCTTATTTCAGCTACGAGATTCCCAGCGTTAAAAAATCTCTCTTTAGTCTGCCATTAACTTATATGGGGTTTGGTGGTTATCTGAATCCGTTCACCAATGAAGCGCAGGTCAATGATTTATTACCTATGTATAATTTTCCCATAACGACCTGTCATGAAATGGCACATCAAATGGGATTTGCCAGCGAAAGTGAGTGTAATTTTATTGGGGTGCTGGCTTCGGTTAAAAATGATAATTTGTACTATAAATATTCCGGTTACAGCTTTGCTTTACGTTATTGCTTAGGAATTTGGCAGGTTAAAAATGAAACTATATTTAAACAATTAAAAAAACAAATACATCCGGGAATTCTAAAAAACTATCAGGAAAGCCAGGATTTCTGGAAACAATATGATACTTTTATTGATAAAGGTTTTCATGCTTTTTATGATAATTTTTTAAAAATAAATCATCAGAAAGACGGCCTGGAGGGTTATAGTAAATTTGTGGATTTGATGGTGAATTATTACAAAACCAGAGCATTGTAA
- a CDS encoding NAD(P)H-dependent flavin oxidoreductase, whose product MNRITQLFKIKYPIIQGGMIWNSGYKLAAAVSNAGGLGLIGAGSMYPEVLREHIQKCQKATSEPFGVNIPMLYPNIEEIINIVVEEGVKIVFTSAGNPKTWTSFLKEKGITVVHVVSSSVFALKAQEAGVDAIVAEGFEAGGHNGRDETTTLTLIPMVKEKVQIPLIAAGGIATGRGMLAAMVLGADGVQVGSRFAASIESSAHDNFKETIVKVKEGDTQLTLKELAPVRLVKNKFYQDVQELYEKCPSKDDLVQLLGRARAKKGMFEGDLEEGELEIGQIAGLIHEILPVEQIVQQMMSDFEAARQEKAKFEF is encoded by the coding sequence ATGAACAGAATTACACAACTTTTTAAGATCAAATATCCAATTATTCAGGGAGGAATGATCTGGAACAGCGGTTATAAATTAGCAGCAGCAGTAAGTAATGCGGGAGGTTTAGGTTTAATTGGAGCAGGTTCTATGTATCCCGAAGTTTTACGTGAACATATTCAGAAATGCCAAAAAGCGACTAGTGAGCCATTTGGAGTTAACATTCCGATGCTGTATCCCAATATCGAAGAAATTATAAATATTGTGGTGGAAGAAGGAGTGAAAATTGTTTTTACTTCCGCCGGAAATCCAAAAACGTGGACTTCGTTTTTAAAAGAAAAAGGAATTACAGTCGTACATGTAGTGAGCAGCAGTGTTTTTGCTTTAAAAGCGCAGGAGGCAGGTGTTGATGCTATCGTGGCCGAAGGATTTGAAGCAGGAGGACACAATGGACGCGACGAAACGACAACCTTGACTTTAATCCCAATGGTGAAAGAGAAAGTTCAGATACCACTTATTGCTGCAGGTGGAATTGCAACAGGCAGAGGAATGCTTGCTGCGATGGTTTTAGGAGCCGATGGCGTTCAGGTAGGAAGCCGTTTTGCAGCTTCGATCGAATCTTCGGCACATGATAATTTTAAAGAAACGATCGTTAAGGTTAAAGAAGGAGATACACAACTGACTTTAAAAGAGCTGGCGCCCGTTCGATTGGTCAAGAACAAATTCTATCAGGATGTTCAGGAATTATATGAAAAATGCCCTTCAAAGGATGATTTGGTACAGCTTTTAGGAAGAGCCAGAGCTAAAAAAGGAATGTTTGAAGGAGATCTTGAAGAGGGAGAGCTTGAAATAGGTCAAATCGCAGGATTAATTCATGAAATTTTGCCGGTAGAGCAAATTGTTCAACAAATGATGTCCGATTTTGAAGCTGCCCGCCAGGAAAAGGCTAAATTTGAGTTCTAA
- a CDS encoding TIGR00341 family protein, which produces MTDITQKILNFIDLHKGEENKKSVIENITSAVSFRGSNIWILACAIIIASVGLNVNSTAVIIGAMLISPLMGPIVGAGFGLGMYDFELLKKSMKNLLIATVVSLTTSAIYFYISPFKEAQSELLARTSPNIYDILIAFFGGLVGVIAVTRVEKGNPIPGVAIATALMPPLCTAGYGLALGNYAYFFGALYLYTINCVFICIATFVIVKFLNYPVTKQLDLQQQKRVKYGVTILILLLIIPSIFFAYQLYVQKSYSSRTEFFIQKEFLDKDYPIIYKKIRYSTAPKRIELAFLSKKFTDNEIIDLNKKLTEYDLPNTKLIIRQDTVNLRKDIMNQINNNQTVVDQKDLLINSLRNQLALYQFNTAQINNEAKILFPTVTSLKIGNYNVEEEPNKSKIIPVVLFQSKKKMDSDTKQKMKLWLKERLAKDSVEVYQQNN; this is translated from the coding sequence ATGACAGATATTACTCAGAAAATTTTAAATTTTATCGATCTTCACAAAGGAGAAGAAAATAAAAAATCGGTAATCGAAAATATAACCAGCGCCGTTTCTTTTAGAGGATCAAACATCTGGATTCTTGCCTGCGCCATTATCATTGCCTCTGTAGGACTAAATGTCAACTCTACAGCAGTTATCATTGGTGCCATGCTAATTTCGCCTCTAATGGGACCTATTGTAGGTGCCGGTTTTGGTTTAGGAATGTATGATTTTGAACTTCTGAAAAAGTCCATGAAAAATCTGCTGATCGCAACAGTTGTAAGTTTAACCACTTCGGCTATTTATTTCTATATTAGTCCGTTTAAAGAAGCACAATCCGAATTACTGGCCAGAACTTCTCCAAACATCTATGACATTCTTATCGCCTTTTTTGGTGGTTTAGTAGGCGTAATTGCCGTGACCAGAGTCGAAAAAGGAAACCCAATTCCGGGTGTAGCGATTGCAACCGCTCTTATGCCGCCACTTTGTACTGCAGGCTACGGACTGGCCCTTGGAAATTATGCGTACTTTTTTGGTGCCCTTTATCTCTACACCATCAACTGCGTATTCATTTGTATTGCCACTTTTGTGATCGTAAAATTCTTAAATTACCCCGTTACAAAACAACTAGATCTACAACAGCAAAAAAGAGTAAAATATGGCGTTACTATACTTATTTTGCTTTTAATTATTCCGAGTATCTTTTTTGCCTATCAATTGTACGTTCAAAAAAGCTACAGTTCCCGAACAGAATTCTTTATACAAAAGGAATTCCTTGACAAAGACTACCCAATTATTTATAAAAAAATCAGATACAGCACAGCTCCTAAAAGAATTGAACTGGCTTTTTTATCCAAAAAATTCACCGATAATGAAATCATCGATCTTAATAAAAAATTAACGGAGTATGATCTTCCCAATACTAAACTGATTATCAGACAAGATACCGTTAATTTAAGAAAGGATATTATGAATCAGATCAACAACAATCAAACGGTAGTCGATCAAAAAGACCTCTTGATCAATAGTCTTCGAAATCAATTAGCATTATACCAATTCAACACTGCACAGATCAACAACGAAGCAAAAATACTTTTCCCTACTGTTACGTCTTTAAAAATTGGTAATTACAATGTTGAAGAAGAGCCCAATAAATCGAAAATAATCCCTGTAGTTCTTTTTCAAAGCAAGAAAAAAATGGATTCAGATACTAAACAAAAAATGAAACTATGGCTAAAAGAAAGACTTGCCAAAGATTCTGTTGAAGTATATCAGCAAAATAACTAA
- a CDS encoding S8 family serine peptidase produces MKHYFVFLLLIFSSALFSQEDAWVYFKNKPNAQASLNAPLTILTQRALDRRANQNIALDLTDAPVEDSYINQVRSSSGITIMAKSKWLNALHIRGTQTDIEALTALSFVDKVFFANKNLNTTSKKVRENKISQVKDKLKSKTDYAYGTSAGQIEMLNGKVLHQQNKTGSGKVIAVLDAGFPGVNTALPFKKLIDNNQILGGYDYVNRNANFYSGDSHGTMVLSTMGGYKENALVGTAPDASYYLYITEYDPTENPVEESYWVEAAEEADRVGADIITTSLGYFEFDNPNYTHTYSDMNGVTNFISRGAEMAFNKGIIVVASAGNEGATTEPHIGGPADAVSVITVGAVTSSKVRSGFSSIGPSYDGRIKPDVMAQGTAAVVSDTGGNITTINGTSFSCPIMAGMIACLWQAFPSKTNKEIRQMILQSSDRYTTPNNNYGYGIPNFGAALGVEDFKSLGEVFSVFPNPTKTAISFLFENSTASVSVYSVLGQKLIEKQITNQNPILSVEGLKSGLYFYTFDADGLHKTGKIIKQ; encoded by the coding sequence ATGAAGCACTATTTTGTCTTTTTGTTGTTGATTTTTTCTTCCGCGCTGTTTTCGCAGGAAGACGCATGGGTATACTTTAAAAACAAACCCAATGCACAGGCATCTCTCAATGCTCCGCTTACAATTTTGACACAGCGTGCCTTAGATAGAAGAGCCAATCAAAATATTGCGTTAGATCTTACCGATGCTCCTGTAGAGGACTCCTATATCAATCAGGTCAGATCGAGTTCGGGAATAACGATTATGGCAAAATCCAAATGGTTAAATGCACTTCATATTAGAGGAACTCAAACCGATATTGAAGCACTTACAGCACTGTCATTTGTCGATAAAGTGTTTTTCGCCAATAAAAATCTGAATACAACTTCTAAAAAAGTAAGGGAGAATAAGATCAGTCAGGTAAAAGACAAACTGAAATCAAAAACGGATTATGCCTACGGAACTTCAGCAGGTCAAATAGAAATGCTGAATGGAAAAGTGCTGCACCAACAGAATAAAACCGGCTCGGGAAAAGTGATTGCTGTTTTAGATGCAGGTTTTCCGGGAGTTAATACTGCTTTACCATTTAAGAAATTAATCGATAATAATCAGATTTTAGGAGGGTACGATTATGTGAATAGAAATGCCAATTTTTATTCAGGAGACAGCCACGGAACAATGGTGCTTTCAACAATGGGCGGTTATAAAGAAAATGCTCTGGTAGGTACTGCTCCTGATGCTTCTTATTATTTATACATCACCGAATATGACCCAACTGAGAATCCGGTTGAAGAATCGTATTGGGTAGAGGCAGCAGAAGAAGCAGACCGTGTAGGAGCTGATATTATTACAACTTCTTTAGGGTATTTTGAATTTGATAATCCAAACTACACGCATACGTATAGCGATATGAACGGGGTGACTAATTTTATCTCCCGTGGTGCCGAAATGGCTTTTAATAAAGGAATAATTGTGGTTGCTTCGGCAGGAAATGAAGGAGCCACAACTGAACCTCATATTGGAGGGCCTGCAGATGCTGTTTCAGTAATTACGGTAGGTGCTGTAACTTCTTCGAAAGTAAGATCAGGTTTTAGCTCTATAGGACCAAGTTATGACGGAAGAATTAAACCGGATGTTATGGCACAAGGTACGGCTGCTGTTGTATCTGATACCGGCGGAAATATTACAACCATAAACGGAACTTCATTTTCTTGTCCAATTATGGCGGGAATGATTGCTTGTTTGTGGCAGGCTTTTCCATCCAAAACGAATAAAGAAATCAGGCAGATGATTCTGCAGTCTTCCGATCGATATACGACACCGAATAATAATTATGGTTACGGAATTCCTAATTTTGGAGCCGCTTTAGGAGTGGAAGACTTCAAGTCTTTAGGAGAAGTTTTTTCTGTTTTTCCAAATCCAACTAAGACAGCGATTTCCTTTTTGTTTGAGAACAGTACCGCTTCTGTTTCTGTGTACTCTGTTCTGGGGCAAAAGCTAATTGAAAAACAAATTACAAATCAAAACCCTATTCTTTCTGTTGAGGGACTAAAAAGCGGATTGTATTTTTATACTTTTGATGCCGATGGTCTTCACAAAACGGGAAAGATAATTAAACAATAA
- a CDS encoding DUF4268 domain-containing protein — MYSKEESQKIKREFWVAFAEKYPRKWVLYDTKIKDFSFKFYVDNKKAQVLIDIEQRSDEKRNAYFEKIEALKNILEEEFIKDLVFEKNYTLESGKTISRIWVEKLGVGFSNRNNWDAIFDFFNENMHALEMFYLEYDEFIKDIDS, encoded by the coding sequence ATGTACAGTAAAGAAGAATCACAAAAAATAAAAAGAGAATTCTGGGTGGCATTCGCCGAAAAATATCCTCGTAAATGGGTACTTTACGATACCAAAATTAAAGATTTTTCTTTTAAATTTTATGTAGACAATAAAAAAGCACAGGTTCTAATTGATATCGAACAAAGAAGCGATGAAAAACGAAATGCTTACTTTGAAAAAATTGAAGCATTAAAAAATATTCTGGAGGAAGAATTCATTAAAGATTTGGTTTTCGAAAAAAACTATACTCTTGAAAGTGGTAAAACGATCAGTCGAATCTGGGTTGAAAAACTAGGTGTTGGTTTTAGCAACCGTAATAACTGGGATGCCATTTTTGATTTCTTCAACGAAAATATGCATGCGCTCGAAATGTTTTATCTGGAATATGATGAGTTTATTAAGGATATTGATTCTTAG
- a CDS encoding lysophospholipid acyltransferase family protein has product MGLFKRNPFGHILFIKKWLIRILGAMTHRRYRGFNELQIEGSEIIKTLPDTNVLFISNHQTYFADVVAMFHVFNASLSGRQDTIKNIGYLWQPKMNIYYVAAKETMQAGLLPRILAYVGAITVERTWRAKGVDVTEKRDVNPNDTENIRIALEDGWVITFPQGTTKSFKPVRKGTAHIIKQHKPVVIPIVIDGFRRSFDKKGLRMKKKGILQSFIIKEPLEIDYENDTIEEIVEKVEYAIEQHPSFLKVIPAEEIKVQEELNKMRRWDY; this is encoded by the coding sequence ATGGGATTGTTTAAACGAAATCCTTTCGGACATATATTATTCATCAAGAAATGGTTGATCCGTATTCTGGGAGCCATGACTCACCGAAGATATAGAGGTTTTAACGAATTACAGATCGAAGGATCGGAAATTATTAAAACGCTTCCGGATACAAATGTTTTGTTTATATCGAACCACCAAACCTATTTTGCTGATGTTGTGGCGATGTTTCATGTGTTTAACGCAAGTTTAAGCGGACGTCAGGATACTATTAAGAATATCGGATATTTGTGGCAGCCCAAAATGAATATTTATTATGTTGCTGCCAAAGAAACCATGCAGGCCGGATTATTGCCAAGAATTTTGGCTTATGTTGGAGCAATTACAGTAGAAAGAACCTGGCGTGCAAAAGGTGTTGATGTTACCGAAAAACGCGATGTTAATCCAAACGATACCGAAAATATCAGAATAGCACTCGAAGATGGCTGGGTAATTACATTTCCGCAAGGTACAACCAAGTCATTTAAACCTGTTCGTAAAGGAACAGCGCATATCATAAAACAGCACAAACCTGTAGTAATTCCAATTGTTATTGACGGTTTCCGTCGTTCTTTTGATAAAAAAGGATTACGAATGAAGAAGAAAGGAATTTTACAGTCTTTCATCATTAAAGAACCTCTTGAAATTGATTATGAAAACGATACCATTGAAGAAATTGTTGAAAAGGTAGAATATGCAATCGAACAGCATCCTTCATTTTTAAAAGTTATTCCGGCAGAAGAAATCAAAGTGCAGGAAGAGCTTAATAAAATGAGAAGATGGGATTACTAG